AAATGGGAGAACGCAGAACCAGGGGTAGTAAGAAAGATATTTCCACCTGGAAAAAGTGTAATGATGATGGAAGTTCACTTTGAGAAAGGGGCTGAAGGGTACGAGCATAGTCATTCAAATGAACAATTAACTTACTGTCTACAAGGTAAATTTCACTTTACGATTGACGGAGAAGACCACATTTTATCTGTTGGTGAGACTTTAGTTATCCCAAGTAACAAGAAACATGGCGTAATAGCTTTAGAAAAAGGGGTCCTAATTGATACATTCACACCAATTCGCAAGGATCTACTCGGATTATAATTTAATTTATTTTTGTAGGGAGCGAATTAATTGGAGCAGATAATGGGAAGATTTACAGTCATTAGTGAATGGATCTACCTACTTTTCGTTATACAAATGTTCTGGCTCATTGGTGCTGTAATCGGCTTGGGTCTATTTGGTATCATCCCTTCAACCTTAGCTATGTTCGCTGTATTTAGAAAGCGCTTGCAAGATGGAGATGTTGACATCATCAAGACTTTTTGGAATACCTATAGAACCATGTTTTTTAAAAGCCAATTAACAGGCTTGTTTTGGATATTACTTGGGCTATTCCTGTACTATGACATTCGTATTTTGTTTAATTATCAAAATACGTTTGGCTTTATTATTGGGGCAATTTTGATAAGTGTTCTATTAATCTATTTATTAGCCACGATGATTCTTATGCCGATGAATGTTCATTATGAGATGACTAGTTCGAATCGAGTACGCTTATCAGTAATGATCGCCATTACGATGCCACACATTTCAATCGGGCTAACATTAAGTACGATTTTAGTTTATTTCATTGCTACATATATCCCGATTTTATTTTTACTATGCGGGATAAGCTTAGCTGCATTTCTATATATGAAGTGTTCCCAAAACGCATTTACAAAGGTGGAAGCAACTGGATATATAAGAAACTTTTAATATAATGGGAGGATGGATAGAATGTTAAATTTAAATGGAAAAAAAGCACTTGTCACTGGCGGAGGAACTGGAATTGGTAGAGGGATTGCATTAGCGTTAGCAGAAGCTGGTGCCGATGTAATCGTTCATTATGGTCAAAACAGAACTGGAGCAGACGAGGTTGTTGGGCAAATAAAGGATTTGGGAAGAAATGCGATTGCCATCCAAGCAGACGTACTTGATGAAGAACAAATAAAAGGATTAATGGCCGAGGCAGCAAGCTTTTTTGAAAATAAAATAGATGTTTTAGTAAATAACGCTGGGCATTTAGTACAGCGGGCTACGATAGAGGAAATGAGTACGGAGCTTTGGCATAAAGTAATGGACGTCAATGTGACTAGTACTTTCTTAGTTACAAAGTATGCACTTCCATTAATGAAAGAAGCGGGTGGAAGGATCGTTAACATGTCATCCTTAGCCGCTCATAATGGTGGTGGACCTGGTGCGTCAGCATATGCAGCTTCAAAAGGAGCCGTAATGACTCTTTCTAAGGCTTTAGCAAAAGAATTAGCTGGATACGGAATCAATGTAAACGCTGTATCACCGGGCTTTATTGATAATACACCTTTCCATCTAACATTCAATACTCAAGAAGGCAGAGATAACGCAGTGAAATCAATTCCAATCGGTCGTGGAGGAGAATCTGCAGATGTGGCTGGTGCAGTGCTATACCTAGTTTCAGATTTAGGTAGCTTTATTACAGGCGAAACGATTGAAATTAATGGCGGTATGTTTATGAGGTAATAGAGTTAGAGTTAAACTTCCATCAGCGGGGGTAATTCCCCCGACTGACGGTTAGTTGGGGCCAATAGGATTTGGCTTACAAAGTCGTTGCCACAGGACGTGACGACTTTAAATTTTGTTTTTAACGGATATTTGAATTGCAATTAATCCCCCACCTACAATTTCTTCGTTTCGTATCCTTCGAAGTCATCTCGTTTAGAATCAAAACCAGTTAATGCGGAATAAATATTGTAAATGAAAGGACAAATTATGAAATTGCTACAGAATTATAAAGATTTTCCAGCCGCGTTATGGATATTACTTATAAATACACTAATGATGGCACTTGGGTTTTACATGATTATTCCCCTCCTGGCTGTTTACTTATTAGAGAATCTTTTCCTTTCTGCAACCCTAGTAGGACTTATCATTGGGGTTCGTAGCTTTTTTCAGCAAGCATTTCAACTATGGGGCGGCATGATTTCCGATCGGGTCGGCTATAAATTATTAATTTGTATTGGTGTTTTCATCCGTTCTATTGGCTTTATCATGTTTGGTCTAGTCGACAGCATCCCAGGTCTTTTACTTGCTGCTATTCTTTCTGGGCTTGGTGGCGCTTTCTTTCATCCATCAAGCTATGGGCTCTACACGGTACTTTCAACACCGAAAAATCGCTCTATTATTTATTCCACTAGGGATATGTTAAGTAATGTAGGTTTTATTGTTGGTCCGGTAGTTGGTGCATTTTTGTTAAAAATAGACTTTCAAATCGTTTGCTTGGTTTCTGGCATTATGTTTATTCTTGTCCTCATTGTAAGTATCATTGGATTACCCTCCTCTAAGCCTAAGCCAGATAGTACGCATCCAACAGTTTTAGAAGATTTACAAGAAATCGTAACAAATCAAAGGTTTATGACGTTTACAATCTTAATGATTTTTGTTTGGTTCCTTTTTTCACAATTGTACATTGCAGTTCCAATAAAAATGGACTGGCTTGGAATAGATAATAATATTGGCTATATTTATAGTTCAGGTGCGTTTGTCATTGTCTTCTTGCAGGTTCCACTAATTAGCTTTTTAACCAATCGCTTCTCTTCTCTATTTCTAATTGCCTTAGGTTGTTTCCTTCTTACACTAGGGTTATTCTTTATCGGAATAACACCAAATGTTATTGGTATTTACCTTGGTGTTATCACATTTGCTTTCGGTCAAATGTTTCTCCAGCCTATGATTAGCAAGGAAATTTCGGAAGTAGCTTCAATATCACTTACTGCATCATATTTTGGTTTTAACGGATTAGCACTAGCAATAGGAGGACTAGCAGGAAACTTATTGGGTGGAGTGCTCTATGATCTCGGGGCAGCAGTTAATAATATGATTCCATGGGCCGTGTTTGTTTTAGTCGGAATAATAACGGTTATTGTAATTCTAGCGAAAGAGCAAAGGGGTCGAGTGGTTAATTAACTCCAATCCTCCTTCAATCCAATTAAATTGAAAAAAGCGCAGTCTCCATTACAGAAACTACGCTTTTCCTCAGAGTTTATTACCTTAAGCTCCCTCATCCCAAATATCATTTGCCCATTCTGGATAATCGATAAATGGATTGCGATTGCCTTGGATTTCCTCGATTTTTTCGTTTCGATTCATTTCCCATTCACTGACAGGGTCCTGTTCATGCCATTCGAGTAAAATAGATAGCTTTCCGTGATATGGATTGGTGCCATTGTTGACTCGATCATTTAGCTCTAAGTCAACCTTGTCGCCCGCTTCATAGCGGACAGCCATGTAAAACAGCATTCTTGCAACATCGCCTTTGACATCATTAGGCGGCTCCCAAGAATCACCGTCACGCTTGCATTCCGCACAATTTTTTACGTTGGCAGTTCCCCCGTTGTCAAAATCAAGATTTCCTCTTGAGCTATTAACTTGGACATCGGTCGGGCGGAGGTGGTGAATATCGGTGCCCGGCCCTTTACTTGTCCCAAAATCTCCATGCGATTTTGCCCAAGTATGCTCACGATTCCAGTCGCCGATATTGCCGCCATTGCGATCTTTTGAACGTGTGTCTCCTGAATAAAGGAGAATGACATTACTTGGATTATTTGGGTCCTCATCCGTTATTTTCAAGGCATCCCATACTTCACTGTAGGATAGCTGATGATGATCATCAATAATCTCATGCAAGGCTCCTTTTAATACATCGCCCTTTTTACCAATTGCATCTGCATAATAATCATCTTCTGGAACTTCGGCTTCAGCTTCCTCAACCGTTACGCTAAATGTCTCAGTAATACTCTCTGTTCCATCTGTTGCTGTAACCGCAACAATGTGGCTGCCTACTTCAAGTTGAAGAGTAAGTTTTGTAGTCTCCTGATTAACTTTTCCTTTTGTTGATGAAAATGTTAGCACATCTCCATCCGGATCGGAAAAGTAATCTGATAGCGTTAATTCAATATTTTCCCCTTCAATCACCTTTTGATTTTCAAAAGACTTCGTCATTACTGGCGCTTGATTTTCCGGTGTACTTTCAGTAATTATAATTTTGTCTGGATCAGCGCCTTTCTTATATTTAATGTCTTTAATATTTTCTACGCCTCTTAGTTCAGCGACATTTTTACCTTCAATTGTTACTTTCGATATTTCTGTCCCTTTGAAATCAAATATTGCCCCGGCTTTTTCAGGATTGATTGTTATGTCTGTTTTCTTGAACCCATCACCATGGAATTCGGCATATTCGCCGGTAACGGTAATTCCTTTTTTAATTTTCGAATTTGCATCAAGCTTAACAGAGACGCTCGGATCGTGAAGAATCAGTTCATGTGCTTCGATGTTTGTGAAATCGTATATTTTTCCTGGGATAATTGGCGCCGGTTCTTCCGGATTCTCTGGTTCCTCGCCATTTAAGCCCACTTTCACCATCACTGGGTCATGATCACTTGCACGTCCAGCCATATCGGTAAAATCTGCATTAATATGAAGAATATCAATTTCCGTCTCTTCCACTATATTGTTCGACACCAAAATATGGTCGAGCACTTGGGAATTTCCTTGGAAAAGATATGTGTAACGATCTTGTTCATCGACTTTATTAATCATGTTTGTCATATGGTCGCCTTCATGGATTCTCAGTGCTTCGGTGAACTGAAAATCATTGAAATCACCAACAGAAACAATATTCCCATTCGGATTTTTCGTTTTAATATCTGCTATAAAATCAGACACAACCGTTGCGATTTGCTTACGTTGTACTTCACTACTATAAACAGGCGGTTGTGTAGAACCGAATAATGGTGTATCGCCAGATTTCGAATTCCAGTGATTGGCGATGACAATCACACTTTCACCTTGGAAATCAAACTGTGCTGCTAATGGTTTACGGCTATTATTAAATGCTGCATTATTTGGGTCAATTCGACCTGGATTATGCGTTAATTTCCCGTTTTCATAGCTAACTGCCGTTGTTGCATCACCTGCGGGCATACCTTCCGTCAAGCTGACACGGTCTGGATTGTATAGGAAACCAACACGGATATTCGCATTTGGTGCTCCGCCATCCGCATTATTTACCGGATCAATATTGGCATATTCATACCTTACGCCGCCAGCATCAACAATTGCTTGAATCAGTCGATCATAGCTTTCATTCGCCTTAGAATCTCCGGCATCTTGTCCATTATTATCTTGAACTTCAGTCACGCCGATGATATCTGGATTTTGCATGTCCGACGCAAATGCGCGTGCTAATTTTCTTGCTTTATCGTCTGACGTTGACTTGGTGTTATTCGAAAAGTTCTCCAAATTATAAGAAGCAATCGTTAGCTTATCCTCTTCTTTGACAATTGTCGTTGTTTCTGGGGTTGCCTCGCCTTTGACGAATTTAGTTTGCATATCTTCTAAATCAGCATAAATTTTATAGTTTTGGAAGCCATAATTCACAACGCCTGTGATTGGGCCTTCAAAAGTGTCCCCTGTGGCTACTTCAAAATCTCTTGCTTGGTTATTATCATGTAACTTGAACTGGATTCGGTCAGGGTTTGCCGTTTCCTCTGTTAATTTAACACCGCCGTGAAGCGTATTGGTTTCCCTAGATTCAAGCACGGTTATTAAATCACCATGTTCTTGTGGAGCGACAGCCTTTACTGTGCCAACTTCGACAAGCATACCCTCTAAGCTTTCCCAAAAATCGATCGCATCTTCTTCTGGATCAAATTGTTCAAAGCTATCATTGTCAATCACTTCAGACGGGAGGTTATCCTCATCAATCAAGATTGGTGCTGGGAGTGCGACATTACTTTTCACCGTTTCAACGACTCCACCACGATCATCTCTTGCATTAATTTGTGTAACAGATAAATCGGTATCTTGTTTTGTATCGTAGTATCCGTCGATATGAAACTCATCAACAGTACCAGATACGCTGACTAGGTCACCTATATTTACATTAGCGACTTGGTTTCCTGTATAAACGACCAGCCCTTCAGACGTTTTTTCATTGTCATCCGCTAGATGATCCGGTGTTTGGAAGTGAAAATAGTTTCCGCCGCCGATTTTATACGTATACGTCACAACACCTTGAATGTCGTTAACAAATGTACCTTTTAGTGGAGATTCATGCGATTCCCCTTGAATATGATGAATTTGCATACCTGCTTCCTGGTCGAAAACAGTGTAAGTAAATTCGGTAATATTACTAGCCTTCAGACCATCTTTTACTGCAATTGCTTTGATGACCATATCTTGATCAACGACAATTGGTTCTCTGTATTCCTGACTAGATGGCGATGGTTCATCACCATTCGTCGTAAAATAAATCGTTGCACCGCTAGTACCTGTAGAAAGTGTTACTTCTGTTCCCGATGGAATCAAACCCGACGCCGGTGTTGCTGTTACAGCATGGACAGCTGATGCATCAGCAACGATATCCGCTTGGTTTCTCGGAATTATTTGAAATGCACCATTAAATTCCTGAACAATTCCTGTGATAGAATCATAGGTTGTACCGGAAGAAAGGTCGAGTGTAGCCGTTTCATCTCGTACTAGAAATTCAGTTCCGTCCGTTGCTGTATAATTCGCCCAGCCATTTCCCTCTTGAATCGCAATAAGCGTTACCCCGTTCACGGTTACTAGCTTCGATTCATTTTCTTCATTAAGCTGTGCCCCTGTTAAAATGGTAGCTTTTGGCACGCCTACTGGGTTTCCATCTCCCTCAAGCGTCACATCTGTTAATTGTAACAGGCCGTTGTGTGCTGCTAACGTTCCTGTGACAATAATTTCATCGCCTAGCTGCACGTTAAGTGAGCTTGGATAGATTGCGAGTGCTGCCGTTTCGTCCTGAAAATGAATTGTGTTTTTCAATTTAGCCGTGACAATTCCTTTTACTTTTACCACGCCAGCTGCCTGTGCACGTGCATCCGCAATCGTGATGATTTCTTCGGGGTTGCCTGGTTCCTCAACGCCGTCCATCTTGTGTGTTCCTAGATTGGAAGCATCGTTAATTGGGAATGCAGTCCATTCAACTGCTGGATCAAATGCATCATCAATAACCTTATCCCCTGTTGTGATATTGCTTTTCCTTACTAAGGTGACATCCTTTAAATTTTCAACCCTAGTGCCAACTTGTCCAATCGAATCAATCAATTGGTCGGACTTTTTAAGAACTAACGCGTCATCGCCATTAAAATTAATAACGCTCGAGTTTCCTAGATTCCCTTTGCTTTTTATTTCATCATTTGCTTGATTATGATAGATGACATAAGTCGCGCCATCATCAAGTGAGCTTTCTAGTGCTAATTTTGCGGTAGTAGAAGTTGCGCCATTTGCATAAAGTTCCAATGTATAGTTGCTCAAGTCGATTGCCTGACCTGTGCCATTGTAAATCTCGATTGCTTTGTTAAAGCTACTTCCTTCGATATATTCAGAAATAATTAAATCGCTCGGTATTGTCGTCTCTGCGCTCACTGCCGCCGGTAATGCCGGTAGTAGTAAATTCATTACTAGCGCAATGGCAAGTATGGGACTCAGCCTTTTTTTCCAGTTTCTATTCTGCATGAAGACCAGCTCTCCTTTTTTTGGGGGGTTTTTCCGGATAATATAATAGGACAGGCTCATGCCTGTCCCATTATCCGCCTTATTCAGCCACGTCGATAATTCGACCTTCAACTAATGGAATAATACTTCCTAAACTACTTAGATGTTCGGCAAAGTTTTCCCAATCACTAAGACCTAAATCCGTTACTCGGCCTGCTTCATATGCTCTCGCAAAAACTGTGTAACCGTCTCCGCCTTTAGCGGTAAATGCATTTGTCGCTATGGTATAAGACTCATTATCACTAATTTCTGTGTAGGTACCATCTACATTTTTATAGGCTATAGAAACAACACGCTCACCAACGGGTTTTCCAGAATCGAATGTCACTTTTGCACCTGAAACATGTAAGAAACCGCCATTTTCGCGTGGGTACTCTCGGAAACTAATTTCAAACGCTTCTTTTAATTCTGCTCCAGTCAGGTCCATCGTTGCTAACGTATTGCCAAATGGAAGGACTGTAATTACTTCTCCAACTGTAATCGGACCAGACTCAATTGCAGCCCGGATTCCGCCGCCATTTTGCAATGCCA
This genomic window from Sporosarcina sp. Marseille-Q4063 contains:
- a CDS encoding YesL family protein — protein: MEQIMGRFTVISEWIYLLFVIQMFWLIGAVIGLGLFGIIPSTLAMFAVFRKRLQDGDVDIIKTFWNTYRTMFFKSQLTGLFWILLGLFLYYDIRILFNYQNTFGFIIGAILISVLLIYLLATMILMPMNVHYEMTSSNRVRLSVMIAITMPHISIGLTLSTILVYFIATYIPILFLLCGISLAAFLYMKCSQNAFTKVEATGYIRNF
- a CDS encoding MFS transporter, which translates into the protein MKLLQNYKDFPAALWILLINTLMMALGFYMIIPLLAVYLLENLFLSATLVGLIIGVRSFFQQAFQLWGGMISDRVGYKLLICIGVFIRSIGFIMFGLVDSIPGLLLAAILSGLGGAFFHPSSYGLYTVLSTPKNRSIIYSTRDMLSNVGFIVGPVVGAFLLKIDFQIVCLVSGIMFILVLIVSIIGLPSSKPKPDSTHPTVLEDLQEIVTNQRFMTFTILMIFVWFLFSQLYIAVPIKMDWLGIDNNIGYIYSSGAFVIVFLQVPLISFLTNRFSSLFLIALGCFLLTLGLFFIGITPNVIGIYLGVITFAFGQMFLQPMISKEISEVASISLTASYFGFNGLALAIGGLAGNLLGGVLYDLGAAVNNMIPWAVFVLVGIITVIVILAKEQRGRVVN
- a CDS encoding cupin domain-containing protein, which produces MIGKWENAEPGVVRKIFPPGKSVMMMEVHFEKGAEGYEHSHSNEQLTYCLQGKFHFTIDGEDHILSVGETLVIPSNKKHGVIALEKGVLIDTFTPIRKDLLGL
- a CDS encoding SDR family NAD(P)-dependent oxidoreductase; translated protein: MLNLNGKKALVTGGGTGIGRGIALALAEAGADVIVHYGQNRTGADEVVGQIKDLGRNAIAIQADVLDEEQIKGLMAEAASFFENKIDVLVNNAGHLVQRATIEEMSTELWHKVMDVNVTSTFLVTKYALPLMKEAGGRIVNMSSLAAHNGGGPGASAYAASKGAVMTLSKALAKELAGYGINVNAVSPGFIDNTPFHLTFNTQEGRDNAVKSIPIGRGGESADVAGAVLYLVSDLGSFITGETIEINGGMFMR
- a CDS encoding endonuclease; the encoded protein is MQNRNWKKRLSPILAIALVMNLLLPALPAAVSAETTIPSDLIISEYIEGSSFNKAIEIYNGTGQAIDLSNYTLELYANGATSTTAKLALESSLDDGATYVIYHNQANDEIKSKGNLGNSSVINFNGDDALVLKKSDQLIDSIGQVGTRVENLKDVTLVRKSNITTGDKVIDDAFDPAVEWTAFPINDASNLGTHKMDGVEEPGNPEEIITIADARAQAAGVVKVKGIVTAKLKNTIHFQDETAALAIYPSSLNVQLGDEIIVTGTLAAHNGLLQLTDVTLEGDGNPVGVPKATILTGAQLNEENESKLVTVNGVTLIAIQEGNGWANYTATDGTEFLVRDETATLDLSSGTTYDSITGIVQEFNGAFQIIPRNQADIVADASAVHAVTATPASGLIPSGTEVTLSTGTSGATIYFTTNGDEPSPSSQEYREPIVVDQDMVIKAIAVKDGLKASNITEFTYTVFDQEAGMQIHHIQGESHESPLKGTFVNDIQGVVTYTYKIGGGNYFHFQTPDHLADDNEKTSEGLVVYTGNQVANVNIGDLVSVSGTVDEFHIDGYYDTKQDTDLSVTQINARDDRGGVVETVKSNVALPAPILIDEDNLPSEVIDNDSFEQFDPEEDAIDFWESLEGMLVEVGTVKAVAPQEHGDLITVLESRETNTLHGGVKLTEETANPDRIQFKLHDNNQARDFEVATGDTFEGPITGVVNYGFQNYKIYADLEDMQTKFVKGEATPETTTIVKEEDKLTIASYNLENFSNNTKSTSDDKARKLARAFASDMQNPDIIGVTEVQDNNGQDAGDSKANESYDRLIQAIVDAGGVRYEYANIDPVNNADGGAPNANIRVGFLYNPDRVSLTEGMPAGDATTAVSYENGKLTHNPGRIDPNNAAFNNSRKPLAAQFDFQGESVIVIANHWNSKSGDTPLFGSTQPPVYSSEVQRKQIATVVSDFIADIKTKNPNGNIVSVGDFNDFQFTEALRIHEGDHMTNMINKVDEQDRYTYLFQGNSQVLDHILVSNNIVEETEIDILHINADFTDMAGRASDHDPVMVKVGLNGEEPENPEEPAPIIPGKIYDFTNIEAHELILHDPSVSVKLDANSKIKKGITVTGEYAEFHGDGFKKTDITINPEKAGAIFDFKGTEISKVTIEGKNVAELRGVENIKDIKYKKGADPDKIIITESTPENQAPVMTKSFENQKVIEGENIELTLSDYFSDPDGDVLTFSSTKGKVNQETTKLTLQLEVGSHIVAVTATDGTESITETFSVTVEEAEAEVPEDDYYADAIGKKGDVLKGALHEIIDDHHQLSYSEVWDALKITDEDPNNPSNVILLYSGDTRSKDRNGGNIGDWNREHTWAKSHGDFGTSKGPGTDIHHLRPTDVQVNSSRGNLDFDNGGTANVKNCAECKRDGDSWEPPNDVKGDVARMLFYMAVRYEAGDKVDLELNDRVNNGTNPYHGKLSILLEWHEQDPVSEWEMNRNEKIEEIQGNRNPFIDYPEWANDIWDEGA